Sequence from the Natronomonas marina genome:
TGGCCGACGCCGCCCACTCCGTCGGCGACCTCGTCGCCAGTGCCGTCGTCCTCGCGTGGGGGCGCAGCGTCTACGCCGACCCCGACGACACCCACCCGCACGGCCACCAGCGCGTCGAACCGCTCGCGGCGCTGTTCGTCGGCACCGTCGTCGTCCTGCTGGGCCTGGAGTTGCTGTTCGAGTCCGCGCGCGGCCTCTTCGAGGGCCCGACCGTCACCTTCAGCCCGCTTCTGGTCGGCGCGCTCCTCTTTTCGATGGCCGACATGTACCTGCTGTACTGGTACACCACCCGCGTCAACGCGCGCCTGGAATCCTCGGCGCTCGCGGCGCTGGCCGTCGACTGCCGCAACGACATCTACACCTCCGTGGCGGCGCTGGTCGGCGTCCTCGGCGTCTTCTTCAGCTATCCCGTCCTCGACGCCGCCGCAGGCGCCATCGTCAGCCTGCTCGTCGTCTACCAGGGCGTCGAAATCGGCCGCGAGAACGTCTCGTACCTGATCGGCGCCGCTCCCTCCGAGGCCGAGCGCGAGCGCGTCGTCGACGCCATCCTCGAGCACCCGGCCGTCGAGGGCGTCCACGACATCGCCGTCTTCTACGACGGCACCGACCTCGAGGTCGAGGCCCACGTCGAGGTCGACGGCGCCCTGACGCTCGTGGAGGCCCACGACATCGAGTCCGAACTGGTCGAACGGCTCGAATCCATGGAGTCGGTCGGCGACGTCCACCTTCACCTCGACCCCGCCGGCATCGGCGAGTGGAAGGACGCCGATGGAACGTGAGGACACCCACCGGACCTGATGGGCCGGGGATCGCCGAGACGGGTGGCGTCGGCTGGCCGGTGTCACCCGTCGTTCTCGACCGCGTCGATTGCGCGGTCGTAGAGGTCCTCGCCTATCCAGAAACCAACCTGCCGGAGCGAGTCCAGTTCGGACTCGATATCGATCCGTCCTTGGTCGGCGGCTCGAAGGAGAACCCCGATGATCCCGGTGACCGGTAGCTCGTGACGGCGAGCCACCTGCCGTCCATCGCGTTCGTCGATCAGCACGAGGGAGGCGTCGCGTTCGATGGCGAGCGCGATCGCAGTTGATTCGCCGGCATCGAGACGGGAACGGAACTCCCGGACGAGGTCGTCGCGCGTCGGTTGTTCCACGCCCACGATGTCACTGTCGATGAACGTCTCCAGTGGTTCTCGTGCGTCCTCACCAGCCAGTAGCTCCTCCCGAACCGTTTCGGTGATGATGATCGAGTCGAACTGCGAACGGAAGAGGTCGAGCCGACCGATCAACGCGAGGTTGAGAAGCGGTGAGGTGTCGGCAACGACACCGTCATTCCCGGGCATACGCGATGTCGTCGTCCAACTCCTCGTCCGTGTAGTGGCGTTCTATCCCGCGCCGGCCGAGGAGTCGCTGAAACTCCCGCGAGGACATATCCGCGAGTTCTCGGGCCTTCCCGAAGGAGAGAATATCCTGCCGATAACAGGCCACGGCCAGTTCCCGACGGAGAACCAGTTCCCTTTCGTCTTCGGGGAGACGGAGAGCCTCGTAAACCTCGTCGGTTATCTCGATGTCCGCCATACGCGCAGTAGGGCGGAATGACAGTTAAGCGTTCGTCTCCCAGGGGGCTTAGGTCGGCTCGCCGAAGCAGTAGACGTTCTCGTTGGCGGTTATCTCGACCTCGAGGAAGTCGCCGACCTCGATGTCCTTCGACTCCGCGTCGGTGACGATGACCTGCCGGTAGGCGGGGTCGCGACACTTCACCGAGTCGCCGGTTCCCTCCTCGACGACCAGCACCTCGCGGGTGTCGCCGACCATCGCGGCGTGGGCCTCCCGACAGACGTCCATCTTCAGGTCCGTCATCGCCTTCGAGCGCTCCTTCTTGACCGTCCCGCCGAGGCCCTTCATCTCGGCGGCGTCGGTTCCGGGCCGCTTCGAGAAGCGCGTGATGTTGATTCGCTCGGGACGGACCTCCTCGAGCAACGCCATCGATTGCTCGTGGTCGGCCTCGTCCTCGGTCGGGAAGCCGACGATGAAGTCCGTCGACAGCGTCCAGTGGTCCAGCCGCTCGTCGAAGGCGTCGACGACCTCGCGGAACTTCTCGACGCGGTGCTGGCGGCGCATGTCCTCAAGGACGGCGTCGCTGCCGGACTGCACCGGCGCGTGGACGAAGTCGTACAGCTTCTCGTTTTCGGCGAACACCTCGGCCAACTCCTCGTGGATGCCGTGGACGCCGCCGGGATTCGCCATCCCGAGCCGGACCCGGAACTCGCCCTCGATGTCGCAGATGCGGTCCAGCAGTTCGGGGAGCTTCCGCTCGCCGGTGTCCCAGCCGTAGACACCGGTGTCCTGGCCGGTGATACGTATCTCCTTCGCGCCCGCGTGGACCAGCGCCCGCGCCTTCTCGACGTTCTCCTCGATTGGCGGGGAGTCGACCCGGCCGGTGGCGAACTTCGTGATGCAGTACGAGCAGTTGCTCATACAGCCGCGGGCGATGGGGAGGATGCCGACGACGCCGTCCAGAATCGGTTCGGCGTCCGGCGTCGTCGTCGGACACTCCCCGTTCGTGACGGCCTCGGGGACGTCCTCCCAGTGGAGTACCCGGACATCGAGGTCGGCGAACTGCTCGCCCTGCGCCAGCGCCATACAGCCGGTGACGATGAGGTCGGCCGTCTCGTCGGCCAACTCCTCGGCGCGGCGCAGCATGTTGCGCTCGGTCTTCTCGACGACGGTGCAGGTGTTGAGGATGGCCACGTCCGCCTCGTCGGGGCCGTCGACCCGGTAGTGGCCGGCGTCGCGGAGCTTTCGCTCGATCTGCCGGCTCTCACCCCGGTTGGACGTACAGCCGTACGTCTCGATGTGGTACGTGGCCATCGGC
This genomic interval carries:
- a CDS encoding cation diffusion facilitator family transporter: MSDAAVAETGIETDTARRDFTRASAVNVVGNVVKILVEAAAGLAFGSVALLADAAHSVGDLVASAVVLAWGRSVYADPDDTHPHGHQRVEPLAALFVGTVVVLLGLELLFESARGLFEGPTVTFSPLLVGALLFSMADMYLLYWYTTRVNARLESSALAALAVDCRNDIYTSVAALVGVLGVFFSYPVLDAAAGAIVSLLVVYQGVEIGRENVSYLIGAAPSEAERERVVDAILEHPAVEGVHDIAVFYDGTDLEVEAHVEVDGALTLVEAHDIESELVERLESMESVGDVHLHLDPAGIGEWKDADGT
- a CDS encoding DUF3368 domain-containing protein, with amino-acid sequence MPGNDGVVADTSPLLNLALIGRLDLFRSQFDSIIITETVREELLAGEDAREPLETFIDSDIVGVEQPTRDDLVREFRSRLDAGESTAIALAIERDASLVLIDERDGRQVARRHELPVTGIIGVLLRAADQGRIDIESELDSLRQVGFWIGEDLYDRAIDAVENDG
- a CDS encoding UPF0175 family protein; the protein is MADIEITDEVYEALRLPEDERELVLRRELAVACYRQDILSFGKARELADMSSREFQRLLGRRGIERHYTDEELDDDIAYARE
- a CDS encoding tRNA (N(6)-L-threonylcarbamoyladenosine(37)-C(2))-methylthiotransferase, with the protein product MATYHIETYGCTSNRGESRQIERKLRDAGHYRVDGPDEADVAILNTCTVVEKTERNMLRRAEELADETADLIVTGCMALAQGEQFADLDVRVLHWEDVPEAVTNGECPTTTPDAEPILDGVVGILPIARGCMSNCSYCITKFATGRVDSPPIEENVEKARALVHAGAKEIRITGQDTGVYGWDTGERKLPELLDRICDIEGEFRVRLGMANPGGVHGIHEELAEVFAENEKLYDFVHAPVQSGSDAVLEDMRRQHRVEKFREVVDAFDERLDHWTLSTDFIVGFPTEDEADHEQSMALLEEVRPERINITRFSKRPGTDAAEMKGLGGTVKKERSKAMTDLKMDVCREAHAAMVGDTREVLVVEEGTGDSVKCRDPAYRQVIVTDAESKDIEVGDFLEVEITANENVYCFGEPT